A stretch of the Streptomyces sp. NBC_01428 genome encodes the following:
- a CDS encoding metallopeptidase family protein, whose amino-acid sequence MDNPVPPPAAPAGPRRRDRHGRGMRGPVAPPQVPLAASRAEVFADLVQDSVERLERRWPQLADIDFMVLEVPRLEGSGDGWSDEAVPLGGTIAAREGRPARVVVYRRPVEIRTKGRDERAALVHEIVVEQVAELLGLTPETVDPRYGED is encoded by the coding sequence ATGGACAACCCCGTACCGCCCCCCGCCGCACCAGCCGGTCCCCGCCGTCGTGACCGCCATGGCCGCGGCATGCGCGGCCCCGTGGCGCCGCCCCAGGTGCCTCTCGCGGCGAGCCGCGCCGAAGTGTTCGCGGACCTGGTGCAGGACTCCGTGGAGCGGCTGGAGCGGCGCTGGCCGCAGCTCGCCGACATCGACTTCATGGTCCTCGAAGTGCCCCGCCTGGAGGGCTCGGGCGACGGCTGGAGCGACGAGGCGGTGCCCCTGGGGGGCACGATCGCCGCACGCGAGGGCCGTCCCGCACGCGTGGTGGTCTACCGCCGGCCGGTCGAGATCCGCACCAAGGGCCGCGACGAGCGCGCCGCCCTGGTGCACGAGATCGTCGTGGAGCAGGTCGCGGAGCTGCTGGGGCTGACCCCGGAGACGGTCGATCCCCGGTACGGCGAGGACTGA
- a CDS encoding DUF3499 domain-containing protein: MRCGPSHRTTRWGDLGESRRGPLKSAVPSNVVSPVRRCSRTACGRPAVATLTYVYADSTAVLGPLATYAEPHCYDLCAEHSERLTAPRGWEVVRLADSSGPARPSGDDLEALANAVREAARPQRRTAEAGGGSARSADPMEVARRGHLRVLRSPDN, translated from the coding sequence ATGCGGTGTGGGCCGTCTCACAGAACGACACGGTGGGGTGACCTGGGGGAGAGTCGTCGCGGCCCGCTCAAGAGTGCGGTACCGTCCAACGTCGTGAGCCCTGTACGTCGCTGTTCGCGCACCGCTTGCGGCCGTCCCGCCGTCGCGACGCTGACGTACGTCTACGCCGACTCGACCGCGGTCCTCGGCCCGCTCGCCACCTACGCCGAACCCCACTGCTACGACCTGTGCGCCGAGCACTCCGAGCGCCTCACCGCGCCGCGCGGCTGGGAGGTCGTCCGGCTCGCCGACTCCTCGGGTCCCGCCCGCCCGAGCGGTGACGACCTGGAGGCGCTGGCGAACGCGGTGCGCGAGGCGGCCCGCCCGCAGCGGCGCACGGCCGAGGCCGGTGGCGGCAGCGCCCGCTCGGCCGACCCGATGGAGGTCGCACGCCGCGGCCACCTGCGGGTCCTCCGCTCACCGGACAACTGA
- a CDS encoding SIS domain-containing protein, giving the protein MLDESLLDDPDALARADRRALLRGAAEAGARVRTAVRHAAEAGISELKPDGRPRAVLIAGPGMAATGVAEFLGTLAGASCPVTRLTPQGVAPAAGALRWELPGWAGPVDLLLIATPDGSEPGLDLLIEQAYRRGCTVAAVAPAGSPLSGWVAGIHGLFVPMATAPYEPEEPIAASAPGVLWALLTPLLALLDRTGLVSAPPEALQKVADRLDRVAERCGPAIAAYSNPAKTLAVELAEALPVIWTEGTSAGPAGRRFTAALAELAGRPALAAELPEALASHSVLLAGALAAGADPDDFFRDRVEEAQALHARVVLLRDRPIGGISAAPAARELALTHDTAISELEPEEGGELETLAELIATTDFAAVYLALASGA; this is encoded by the coding sequence ATGCTCGACGAATCGCTGCTCGACGACCCCGACGCACTCGCCCGGGCCGACCGGCGGGCCCTGCTCCGCGGCGCGGCCGAGGCCGGCGCCCGGGTGCGCACCGCGGTCCGGCACGCCGCCGAGGCCGGGATCTCCGAGCTCAAGCCGGACGGCCGCCCCCGCGCCGTCCTGATCGCCGGCCCAGGCATGGCCGCCACCGGCGTCGCCGAGTTCCTCGGCACCCTCGCCGGCGCGAGCTGCCCCGTCACACGGCTCACCCCCCAGGGCGTCGCCCCCGCCGCGGGCGCCCTGCGCTGGGAACTGCCCGGCTGGGCCGGCCCCGTCGACCTCCTGCTGATCGCCACCCCCGACGGCAGCGAACCCGGCCTGGACCTCCTCATCGAGCAGGCCTACCGGCGCGGCTGCACCGTCGCCGCCGTGGCCCCCGCCGGCTCCCCCCTCTCCGGCTGGGTGGCGGGCATCCACGGCCTCTTCGTCCCGATGGCGACCGCCCCGTACGAACCGGAGGAACCGATCGCGGCCTCCGCGCCCGGCGTCCTGTGGGCGCTCCTCACCCCGCTGCTCGCGCTCCTCGACCGCACCGGCCTGGTCTCCGCCCCGCCGGAGGCCCTGCAGAAGGTCGCCGACCGTCTCGACCGCGTCGCCGAACGCTGCGGCCCCGCGATCGCCGCGTACAGCAACCCCGCCAAGACCCTCGCCGTCGAACTGGCCGAGGCCCTCCCGGTCATCTGGACGGAAGGCACCTCGGCCGGACCGGCCGGCCGCCGTTTCACCGCCGCGCTCGCCGAACTCGCGGGCCGCCCCGCGCTGGCCGCCGAACTCCCCGAGGCCCTCGCCTCGCACAGCGTGCTCCTCGCTGGAGCCCTCGCCGCGGGCGCCGACCCCGACGACTTCTTCCGCGACCGCGTCGAGGAGGCCCAGGCGCTGCACGCGCGCGTGGTGCTGCTCCGCGACCGCCCCATCGGCGGGATCAGCGCCGCCCCCGCCGCCCGCGAACTCGCCCTCACCCACGACACCGCGATCAGCGAGCTCGAACCCGAGGAGGGCGGCGAACTGGAGACCCTCGCCGAGCTGATCGCCACCACGGATTTCGCCGCCGTTTACCTGGCGCTCGCCTCGGGGGCCTGA
- a CDS encoding phosphomannomutase/phosphoglucomutase, with the protein MTADLSQLVKAYDVRGVVPDQWDEPLAELFGAAFVQVTGADAIVIGHDMRPSSPGLSRAFARGAAARGVDVTEIGLCSTDQLYYASGAFTLPGAMFTASHNPARYNGIKMCRAGAAPVGQDTGLSEIRRLAESWLDSGAPAPAPDAKPGTITSRDTLEDYAAYLRSLVDLTSVRPLKVVVDAGNGMGGHTVPTVFAGLPLELVPMYFELDGTFPNHEANPLDPANIVDLQKRVREEGADLGIAFDGDADRCFVVDERGEPVSPSAITALVAARELAKHGGGTVIHNLITSWSVPEVVREHGGTPVRTRVGHSFIKAEMATSGAIFGGEHSAHYYFRDFWNADTGMLAALHVLAALGGQDGPLSGLVAEYDRYAGSGEINSTVDDQAARLAAVRAAYEGREGVTIDELDGLTVTTEDAWFNVRPSNTEPLLRLNAEARDETTMTKVRDEVLAIIRG; encoded by the coding sequence GTGACTGCTGATCTGTCGCAGCTCGTGAAGGCGTACGACGTGCGCGGGGTGGTCCCGGACCAGTGGGACGAGCCGCTGGCCGAGCTGTTCGGTGCCGCGTTCGTCCAGGTGACCGGAGCCGACGCCATCGTGATCGGGCACGACATGCGGCCCTCCTCGCCCGGACTGTCCCGGGCCTTCGCGCGCGGAGCGGCCGCCCGCGGCGTCGACGTCACCGAGATCGGCCTCTGCTCGACGGACCAGCTCTACTACGCCTCGGGCGCGTTCACCCTCCCCGGCGCGATGTTCACCGCCTCGCACAACCCCGCCCGGTACAACGGCATCAAGATGTGCCGGGCGGGCGCGGCCCCCGTCGGCCAGGACACCGGCCTGTCCGAGATCCGCCGGCTCGCCGAGTCCTGGCTCGACTCCGGCGCCCCGGCTCCGGCGCCGGACGCGAAGCCCGGCACGATCACGAGCCGCGACACGCTGGAGGACTACGCGGCCTACCTCCGCTCGCTCGTCGACCTGACGTCCGTCCGCCCGCTGAAGGTCGTCGTCGACGCGGGCAACGGCATGGGCGGACACACCGTCCCGACCGTCTTCGCCGGGCTGCCGCTGGAGCTGGTCCCGATGTACTTCGAGCTGGACGGCACCTTCCCCAACCACGAGGCCAACCCGCTCGACCCGGCGAACATCGTGGACCTCCAGAAGCGTGTCCGCGAGGAGGGCGCCGACCTCGGCATCGCCTTCGACGGCGACGCCGACCGCTGCTTCGTCGTGGACGAGCGCGGCGAGCCGGTCTCCCCGTCCGCGATCACCGCGCTGGTGGCCGCCCGCGAACTCGCCAAGCACGGCGGCGGCACCGTCATCCACAACCTCATCACCTCCTGGTCGGTCCCCGAGGTCGTCCGCGAGCACGGCGGCACCCCGGTCCGTACCCGCGTCGGCCACTCCTTCATCAAGGCCGAGATGGCCACGTCCGGCGCGATCTTCGGCGGCGAGCACTCCGCCCACTACTACTTCCGCGACTTCTGGAACGCCGACACGGGCATGCTGGCCGCCCTCCACGTCCTCGCCGCGCTCGGCGGACAGGACGGCCCGCTCTCCGGACTCGTCGCGGAGTACGACCGCTACGCGGGCTCCGGCGAGATCAACTCCACCGTCGACGACCAGGCCGCCCGCCTCGCCGCCGTCCGGGCCGCCTACGAGGGACGCGAGGGCGTCACCATCGACGAACTCGACGGCCTGACGGTCACCACCGAGGACGCCTGGTTCAACGTCCGCCCCTCCAACACCGAACCCCTCCTCCGCCTCAACGCCGAGGCCCGCGACGAGACGACGATGACGAAGGTCCGCGACGAGGTGCTGGCCATCATCCGCGGCTGA
- a CDS encoding L-lactate permease — protein sequence MYVQELEPVADSLGLSALVAALPLVVVLVLLGGVRMQAHLAGLAGLLTAALVACLAYGMPVGQTLSSAAQGAAFGLFPILWIVVNALWVYRMTVRTRHFDILRRSFGRLSDDPRIQALVVAFCFGALLEALAGFGAPVAICSVMLVALGFDPVRAAVVALVANTAPVAFGAMGTPVVTLAQVTGLPLDSVASVVGRQTPLLALVVPLVLVGLVDGRRGLRETWVPALVCGVAFAAAQFAVSNYLSAQLADIAASLAGAAALVAVPRTRVPATESVRASVLTGTRSEDLDEPDPRREVLRAYAPYALIVVVFSVAQIPVVKDWLAGATRTYDWPFLDVVGPGGKPVGGNVFTWPIVATGGTLVLIAGLCTAVVLGVHARVAVREWLATVHELRFAILTVTSVLALAYVMNLSGQAATIGQFVAAVGAGLAFLSPVLGWFGVAVSGSDTSANALFGALQVSAAKESGLSPELLAAANSSGGVLGKMISPQNLTIACASVGLAGREGDLLRKVLPWSLGLLLVMCLIVVGQSSPVLSWMLP from the coding sequence GTGTACGTCCAGGAGCTGGAACCCGTCGCCGACTCGCTCGGCCTGTCCGCCCTCGTGGCCGCCCTGCCCCTCGTCGTCGTGCTGGTCCTGCTCGGCGGTGTCCGCATGCAAGCCCACCTGGCGGGCCTGGCCGGCCTTCTGACGGCCGCACTGGTCGCCTGCCTCGCCTACGGCATGCCGGTCGGTCAGACGCTCTCCAGCGCCGCCCAGGGCGCCGCGTTCGGCCTCTTCCCCATCCTGTGGATCGTCGTCAACGCCCTGTGGGTGTACCGGATGACCGTCCGCACCCGGCACTTCGACATCCTGCGCCGCTCCTTCGGGCGGCTCTCGGACGATCCGCGCATCCAGGCACTCGTCGTCGCGTTCTGCTTCGGCGCGCTCCTCGAAGCCCTCGCCGGTTTCGGCGCACCCGTCGCGATCTGCTCGGTCATGCTGGTCGCCCTCGGCTTCGACCCCGTCCGCGCGGCGGTCGTCGCCCTCGTCGCCAACACCGCCCCGGTCGCCTTCGGCGCGATGGGCACACCGGTCGTGACTCTCGCCCAAGTCACCGGCCTGCCCCTGGACTCGGTCGCCTCCGTGGTGGGCCGGCAGACCCCACTGCTCGCGCTGGTCGTCCCCCTGGTGCTGGTCGGGCTGGTCGACGGCAGACGCGGACTCCGGGAGACCTGGGTGCCCGCCCTGGTGTGCGGAGTCGCCTTCGCCGCCGCCCAGTTCGCCGTCTCCAACTACCTCTCCGCGCAACTCGCCGACATCGCCGCCTCCTTGGCCGGCGCCGCGGCCCTGGTCGCCGTGCCGCGCACCCGCGTGCCCGCCACCGAGTCCGTACGGGCGTCGGTCCTCACCGGCACCCGCAGCGAGGACCTCGACGAGCCGGACCCGCGCCGCGAAGTCCTGCGCGCCTACGCCCCGTACGCCCTGATCGTCGTGGTCTTCTCGGTCGCGCAGATCCCGGTCGTGAAGGACTGGCTCGCGGGGGCGACCCGGACGTACGACTGGCCCTTCCTGGACGTCGTCGGACCGGGCGGCAAGCCGGTGGGCGGGAACGTCTTCACCTGGCCGATCGTGGCGACCGGCGGCACCCTCGTCCTGATCGCCGGGCTGTGCACCGCCGTCGTGCTCGGGGTGCACGCGCGCGTGGCGGTACGGGAATGGCTCGCGACCGTCCACGAGTTGAGGTTCGCGATCCTCACCGTGACGTCCGTGCTGGCGCTGGCCTACGTCATGAACCTCTCCGGACAGGCCGCCACCATCGGCCAGTTCGTGGCGGCCGTCGGAGCCGGGCTCGCCTTCCTGTCACCCGTCCTGGGCTGGTTCGGCGTGGCCGTGTCCGGCTCCGACACCTCGGCGAACGCCCTCTTCGGCGCCCTCCAGGTGAGCGCCGCGAAGGAGTCGGGACTGTCGCCCGAACTCCTCGCCGCCGCCAACAGTTCGGGCGGTGTCCTCGGCAAGATGATCTCGCCGCAGAACCTGACGATCGCCTGCGCGTCGGTCGGGCTCGCGGGCCGGGAGGGCGACCTCCTGCGCAAGGTGCTGCCCTGGAGCCTCGGACTCCTGCTCGTGATGTGTCTCATCGTGGTCGGACAGAGTTCGCCGGTGCTGTCCTGGATGCTGCCCTGA
- a CDS encoding DUF5719 family protein: protein MNRTTLSLIAGATALAAVTGFATLQSPDASGDDTARAAARLPVERTSLLCPQPSTSDIADTAYTSFTPVADGAGAGGKAELTAATEESDGGKKSGGKATEPVVRVKEPGKPATGDASGSQAPALVGTAEGRFAPGWTVQETTDVAVGTGRGLLGTNCTAPDTEFWFPGASTADDRTDYVHLTNPDDSAAVVDIDLYGKDGTLKSTVADGITVQPHASEPILLNTLAGDPQTNLTVHVTVRSGRVGAAVQALDDKIGGDWLAASADPAGSLVLPGIPKDATSVRLVAFAPGDTDADLKVRLASPSGLITPAGHETLHVKAGMTSAVDLGDVTRGEAGSLVLTPSDASVPVVAALRVVRGKGDRQETAFIPATAPVGTRATAADNSAKGSTLAVTAPGKGATVKVTASAGSGGGTAVSKTFTIKAGTTQNVEAPVPSGLKGTYALTVEPVSGGPVYASRMLAAPQDGVPAFTVQTLPDDRGTVSVPEADQDLSVLLGK, encoded by the coding sequence GTGAACCGCACCACCCTGTCCCTGATCGCCGGCGCGACCGCGCTCGCCGCCGTCACCGGATTCGCCACGCTCCAGTCCCCGGACGCCTCGGGGGACGACACGGCACGGGCGGCCGCGCGACTGCCCGTGGAGCGCACCAGCCTGCTCTGCCCGCAGCCGAGCACCTCCGACATCGCCGACACCGCGTACACGTCGTTCACCCCCGTCGCGGACGGCGCGGGCGCGGGCGGCAAGGCCGAACTGACGGCGGCCACCGAGGAGTCGGACGGCGGCAAGAAGAGCGGCGGCAAGGCGACCGAGCCCGTCGTGCGGGTCAAGGAGCCGGGCAAGCCCGCGACCGGTGACGCCTCGGGATCCCAGGCGCCCGCGCTCGTCGGCACCGCGGAGGGCAGGTTCGCGCCCGGCTGGACGGTCCAGGAGACCACCGACGTCGCCGTGGGCACCGGACGCGGCCTGCTCGGCACCAACTGCACCGCTCCGGACACCGAGTTCTGGTTCCCGGGCGCGAGCACGGCCGACGACCGCACCGACTATGTGCACTTGACCAACCCGGACGACTCCGCGGCCGTCGTCGACATCGACCTGTACGGCAAGGACGGCACCCTCAAGTCCACGGTGGCCGACGGGATCACGGTCCAGCCGCACGCCAGCGAGCCGATCCTGCTGAACACATTGGCCGGCGACCCGCAGACCAACCTCACGGTGCACGTGACGGTCCGCAGCGGCCGTGTCGGTGCCGCCGTGCAGGCGCTGGACGACAAGATCGGCGGCGACTGGCTGGCCGCCTCCGCCGACCCGGCCGGCAGCCTCGTCCTGCCGGGCATCCCCAAGGACGCGACCTCCGTGCGCCTGGTCGCCTTCGCGCCCGGCGACACGGACGCCGACCTGAAGGTCCGCCTCGCCTCGCCCTCGGGCCTGATCACCCCGGCGGGCCACGAGACGCTGCACGTGAAGGCCGGCATGACCTCCGCCGTCGACCTCGGCGACGTCACCCGCGGCGAGGCCGGCTCCCTGGTGCTCACGCCCAGCGACGCCTCCGTCCCGGTCGTCGCCGCCCTGCGGGTGGTGCGCGGCAAGGGCGACCGGCAGGAGACCGCGTTCATCCCGGCGACCGCCCCCGTCGGCACGCGTGCGACGGCGGCGGACAACAGCGCCAAGGGGTCCACTCTCGCGGTCACCGCCCCGGGCAAGGGGGCCACGGTCAAGGTCACCGCTTCCGCGGGCAGCGGCGGCGGCACGGCGGTCTCGAAGACGTTCACGATCAAGGCCGGCACCACACAGAACGTCGAGGCACCGGTCCCGAGCGGCCTCAAGGGCACCTACGCCCTCACCGTCGAGCCGGTCTCCGGAGGCCCGGTCTACGCCTCCCGGATGCTCGCCGCGCCCCAGGACGGCGTTCCCGCGTTCACCGTCCAGACCCTCCCGGACGACCGGGGCACGGTCTCGGTGCCGGAGGCGGACCAGGACCTCTCGGTGCTGCTCGGGAAGTGA
- a CDS encoding Trm112 family protein, translating into MPLEAGLLEILACPACHAPLKEQETELICTGADCGLAYPVRDGIPVLLVDEARRPA; encoded by the coding sequence ATGCCGCTCGAAGCCGGCCTCCTGGAGATCCTCGCCTGCCCGGCCTGCCACGCCCCGCTCAAGGAGCAGGAGACCGAGCTGATCTGCACGGGAGCGGACTGCGGCCTCGCCTACCCGGTCCGCGACGGCATCCCCGTCCTCCTGGTCGACGAGGCCCGCCGCCCCGCCTGA
- a CDS encoding glycosyltransferase family 2 protein, whose product MSVHSHSAARHDAAAAPEFPRHVVTAVLVSHDGARWLPEALAGLLGQERPVQNAVAADTGSADDSAQLLTDALGADHVLHLARRTGFGQAVEEATRTAGLLTPDDLPYLKRPSGWDPVTRSWRDDAYDMPDLPYGEPEQWLWLLHDDSAPEPDALAHLLRVVENERELGHEVAVVGPKLRGWYDRRQLLEVGVTIANSGRRWTGLDRREQDQGQHDHVHPVLSVSTAGMLVRRDVFEELGGFDRRLPLMRDDVDLCWRAQAAGHRVLVAPEAVVRHAEAASRERRTVDCVGRTSASPHKVDKAGAAYTLLVNARTAQLPWILVRLVLGTLLRTVAYLVGKVPGQAVDEIRGLLGTLLRPERIIAGRRRRGRPQVDKGELRPLFPPPGATVRATVEQVAGNLVGRSDAELTTGAGRHGGAVESGPGGDDGDFLEIEQFARLKRIARNPGPMVFLVLLFVSLLACRALLGGGALAGGSLLPAPSDASELWARYADGWHPVGAGDTQAAPPYLALVALLASLLLGSTGLAVTVLLVASVPLAGFAAYFASRPLVESRLLRAWASVAYAFLPAATGALAGGRIGTAVLAILLPLLARAGVAASGLAHSSGARGSWRATWAYALLLTFTTAFTPIVWPLALILGLALLAVRRRELSAYGPRFLAQLGTPLLVLAPWSLTLLPFGFFKEAGLEYGASAASALDLLGASPGGPGTVSGLMLFGVVLAALAALLRTDRQAGIRTAWIVALVALVLAVLSNGSTWAGPATLVYGLALLSAAAVGADGARARVAEQSFGWRQPVAALVAFACAAGPLLIAAGWIIGGADGPVERRDPVQVPAFVAEESGTRDQARTLVLDSRSAAQVRYTLVRGSGARLGDAELASAGGENKKLDKVVANLVAGSGADQADELGGFAVRYVLVRKGAPREVSRVLDATPGLTRLSQQDGSALWRVNRQVSRAAIVPASGEPQSIAAGPVEVHTTVPTGADGRVLRLADSADPGWTATLDGKPLTRTTVDGWAQGFELPTGGGRLDVTFDAPLSHTAWLWAQGALALVLVVLALPGRRRDVDDDLPEERAVPAQDTTGDGRRARRLRAQAEAEAEGSDEDLDSVSAVDEEVPAGTVPHQQTYGEWDTPSYAGAEYGTYGAEQYDGTGEYATGGYQQPYQADPYQGGQYDPYAYGGTPYDPAYGQGYDANGRPYDAQGQGQGQGYGTGEQGYDPAYDPTQPPPHGTDSERPDGSQQ is encoded by the coding sequence CCGGCAGCGCGGACGACTCCGCCCAGCTGCTCACCGACGCCCTCGGTGCCGACCACGTCCTGCACCTCGCCCGCCGCACGGGATTCGGCCAGGCCGTCGAGGAGGCGACCCGCACCGCCGGTCTGCTGACCCCGGACGACCTGCCCTACCTGAAGCGGCCGAGCGGCTGGGACCCCGTCACCCGCAGCTGGCGCGACGACGCCTACGACATGCCGGACCTTCCGTACGGCGAGCCCGAGCAGTGGCTCTGGCTGCTGCACGACGACAGCGCCCCGGAACCCGACGCCCTCGCCCACCTGCTGCGCGTCGTGGAGAACGAACGCGAGCTGGGCCACGAGGTCGCCGTCGTCGGCCCCAAGCTCCGCGGCTGGTACGACCGCCGCCAGCTCCTCGAGGTCGGCGTCACCATCGCCAACTCCGGCCGCCGCTGGACCGGACTCGACCGCCGCGAGCAGGACCAGGGACAGCACGACCACGTCCACCCGGTCCTCTCCGTCTCCACCGCCGGCATGCTCGTCCGCCGCGACGTCTTCGAGGAGCTCGGCGGCTTCGACCGCCGACTGCCCCTGATGCGCGACGACGTCGACCTGTGCTGGCGCGCCCAGGCTGCCGGCCACCGCGTCCTCGTCGCCCCGGAAGCGGTCGTACGGCACGCCGAGGCCGCCTCCCGCGAGCGCCGCACCGTCGACTGCGTGGGCCGCACCTCCGCGTCCCCGCACAAGGTCGACAAGGCGGGCGCCGCCTACACCCTCCTCGTCAACGCCCGCACGGCGCAGCTCCCCTGGATCCTGGTCCGCCTCGTCCTCGGCACCCTGCTGCGCACCGTCGCCTACCTCGTGGGCAAGGTCCCCGGCCAGGCCGTCGACGAGATCCGCGGCCTGCTCGGCACCCTGCTGCGTCCGGAGCGGATCATCGCCGGCCGCCGCAGGCGCGGCCGGCCCCAGGTCGACAAGGGCGAACTGCGCCCGCTGTTCCCGCCGCCCGGCGCGACCGTGCGGGCCACCGTCGAGCAGGTCGCCGGCAATCTGGTGGGCCGCTCCGACGCCGAACTGACCACGGGCGCCGGCCGGCACGGCGGCGCCGTCGAGTCCGGACCCGGCGGCGACGACGGCGACTTCCTGGAGATCGAGCAGTTCGCCCGGCTCAAGCGCATCGCGCGCAACCCCGGTCCGATGGTCTTCCTGGTCCTCCTGTTCGTCTCGCTCCTCGCCTGCCGGGCCCTGCTCGGCGGCGGAGCCCTCGCGGGCGGCTCACTGCTGCCCGCACCGTCGGACGCCTCCGAGCTCTGGGCCCGCTATGCCGACGGCTGGCATCCGGTCGGCGCGGGCGACACCCAGGCCGCCCCGCCCTACCTCGCGCTCGTCGCGCTGCTGGCCTCCCTCCTCCTCGGCTCCACCGGACTCGCGGTCACCGTGCTCCTCGTGGCGTCCGTGCCGCTGGCCGGCTTCGCCGCCTACTTCGCCTCGCGCCCGCTGGTCGAGTCCCGCCTGCTGCGCGCCTGGGCCTCCGTCGCCTACGCCTTCCTGCCCGCCGCCACCGGCGCGCTGGCCGGCGGCCGCATCGGCACGGCCGTCCTCGCGATCCTGCTGCCGCTCCTCGCGCGCGCGGGCGTCGCGGCGAGCGGTCTCGCGCACTCCTCGGGAGCCCGCGGCAGCTGGCGCGCCACCTGGGCCTACGCCCTGCTGCTGACGTTCACCACGGCGTTCACCCCGATCGTCTGGCCCCTCGCGCTGATCCTCGGCCTCGCGCTCCTCGCGGTGCGCCGCAGGGAACTGTCCGCGTACGGACCGCGGTTCCTCGCCCAGCTCGGCACCCCGCTCCTGGTCCTCGCCCCCTGGTCGCTCACGCTGCTGCCGTTCGGCTTCTTCAAGGAAGCCGGCCTGGAGTACGGAGCGAGCGCGGCCTCCGCGCTCGACCTGCTCGGCGCGAGCCCCGGCGGCCCGGGCACGGTCAGCGGCCTGATGCTCTTCGGTGTCGTGCTCGCCGCGCTCGCGGCCCTGCTGCGCACCGACCGCCAGGCGGGGATCAGGACCGCCTGGATCGTCGCCCTGGTGGCACTCGTCCTCGCGGTCCTGTCCAACGGCTCCACCTGGGCCGGCCCCGCCACCCTCGTCTACGGCCTCGCGCTGCTCTCCGCCGCGGCCGTCGGAGCCGACGGAGCCCGCGCGCGGGTGGCCGAGCAGAGCTTCGGCTGGCGTCAGCCGGTCGCCGCGCTCGTCGCGTTCGCCTGCGCCGCGGGACCCCTGCTCATCGCCGCCGGATGGATCATCGGCGGCGCCGACGGACCCGTGGAGCGCCGCGACCCGGTGCAGGTGCCCGCGTTCGTCGCCGAGGAGAGCGGCACCCGCGACCAGGCCCGCACCCTCGTCCTCGACAGCCGGTCCGCCGCCCAGGTCCGCTACACCCTCGTCCGCGGCTCCGGCGCCCGCCTCGGCGACGCCGAACTGGCCTCGGCGGGCGGCGAGAACAAGAAGCTCGACAAGGTCGTCGCCAACCTCGTCGCGGGCTCCGGCGCCGACCAGGCCGACGAACTCGGCGGCTTCGCCGTGCGGTACGTCCTGGTCCGCAAGGGCGCGCCCCGCGAGGTGAGCCGCGTCCTGGACGCCACCCCCGGCCTGACCCGGCTCAGCCAGCAGGACGGCAGCGCCCTGTGGCGCGTCAACCGGCAGGTCTCGCGCGCCGCGATCGTCCCCGCCTCCGGTGAACCCCAGTCCATCGCCGCCGGACCGGTCGAGGTGCACACCACCGTCCCGACCGGCGCCGACGGCCGCGTCCTGCGGCTCGCCGACAGCGCCGACCCGGGCTGGACGGCCACCCTGGACGGCAAGCCCCTCACGCGCACCACGGTCGACGGCTGGGCCCAGGGCTTCGAACTGCCCACGGGCGGCGGACGGCTGGACGTCACCTTCGACGCCCCGCTGAGCCACACCGCCTGGCTGTGGGCCCAGGGCGCGCTCGCCCTCGTCCTCGTGGTGCTCGCCCTGCCGGGCCGCCGCCGCGACGTCGACGACGACCTCCCCGAGGAGCGGGCCGTGCCCGCCCAGGACACCACGGGGGACGGCCGCCGCGCCCGCCGCCTGCGCGCCCAGGCGGAGGCCGAGGCCGAAGGATCCGACGAGGACCTCGACAGCGTCTCCGCCGTGGACGAGGAAGTCCCGGCCGGCACCGTCCCGCACCAGCAGACCTACGGCGAGTGGGACACCCCGAGCTACGCGGGCGCCGAATACGGCACGTACGGCGCCGAGCAGTACGACGGCACCGGTGAGTACGCGACGGGCGGCTACCAGCAGCCGTACCAGGCGGACCCCTACCAGGGCGGCCAGTACGACCCGTACGCCTACGGCGGGACGCCCTACGACCCGGCGTACGGCCAGGGCTACGACGCGAACGGCCGGCCGTACGACGCCCAGGGCCAGGGCCAGGGCCAGGGCTACGGCACGGGCGAGCAGGGCTACGACCCGGCGTACGACCCCACGCAGCCCCCGCCGCACGGCACCGACAGTGAGCGCCCCGACGGGAGCCAGCAGTGA